From a single Nitrospira sp. genomic region:
- a CDS encoding arginine--tRNA ligase: MSQGVVHEKVATALLDALDGAKQKGQLKATAWPALTLDAPKRPEWGDLASTVAMSLASSEQKAPHDIAQIIVENLLQRDQLFDRVEVVRPGFLNLTIKPALWQEVLREVEQQGIRYGHADIGTGRRVLIEYVSANPTGPLHVGHGRGAAVGQAVIRLLRAIGYDVVGEYYINDAGRQMKLLGASVYARYRELSGESLQFPEDGYHGTYITEVARRIKEQLGQVEADMTPDALETRCRTLAYQELIGRIRDDLTAFGIELQSWFSETSLLESKAVERALDELKARDLLFEQDGAWWFRSSKYGDEKDRVVRKQDGQLTYLASDIAYHHDKLRRGYDLLIDVLGADHHGYIHRMEAVMQAYGHPKERLQVVLVQLVKLLRGGAEVKMSKRTGEFITMREVIDEVGADAAKFYFLMRDSKTHLEFDLELAKQRSADNPVYYVQYAHARICSLWRVASERGLARPTANATDLTVLTDPDELGLIKKLAAYPEVIRASALAFEPHRVTYYLQQLAAQLHTFYNKHRVLPPVTDQERDDTTALEILSPQRTAARLVLMGSVQQVLRNGLDVLGISAPEHM; encoded by the coding sequence GTGTCGCAAGGTGTTGTACATGAGAAGGTCGCGACCGCCTTGCTTGACGCGCTCGACGGCGCGAAGCAAAAGGGACAGTTGAAAGCCACCGCTTGGCCGGCGCTCACCCTCGATGCGCCCAAACGGCCGGAATGGGGTGACTTGGCGTCGACGGTAGCCATGTCATTGGCATCGTCCGAACAGAAGGCGCCCCACGATATCGCGCAGATCATCGTAGAAAATCTTTTACAACGGGATCAGCTGTTTGATCGGGTAGAAGTCGTCCGACCTGGTTTCCTGAACCTCACCATCAAGCCTGCTCTGTGGCAGGAAGTGCTTCGTGAAGTCGAACAGCAGGGAATTCGGTATGGGCACGCTGATATCGGAACCGGGCGCCGAGTGTTGATTGAATATGTCAGCGCCAACCCGACCGGCCCGTTGCATGTCGGCCACGGGAGAGGTGCGGCGGTCGGACAGGCAGTGATCCGATTGCTGCGGGCGATCGGCTATGACGTTGTGGGCGAGTATTACATCAATGATGCCGGACGGCAGATGAAACTGTTGGGCGCGTCCGTCTATGCTCGTTACCGCGAGTTGTCCGGAGAGAGCCTCCAGTTTCCAGAGGATGGCTATCACGGGACCTATATCACCGAGGTCGCTCGACGGATCAAGGAACAGCTGGGTCAAGTTGAAGCTGACATGACTCCTGATGCTCTCGAAACCCGCTGCCGGACGCTGGCATATCAAGAGCTCATCGGACGCATTCGCGATGATCTCACCGCATTTGGGATTGAGCTTCAATCCTGGTTCAGCGAGACCTCGCTCCTGGAGTCGAAGGCCGTTGAACGGGCTCTGGATGAACTCAAGGCTCGCGACCTCTTGTTCGAACAGGACGGCGCCTGGTGGTTTCGGTCGTCGAAGTATGGTGACGAAAAAGACCGAGTTGTCAGGAAACAGGACGGGCAATTGACGTATTTGGCGTCCGATATTGCGTATCACCATGACAAGCTGCGACGCGGATACGATCTATTGATCGACGTGTTAGGTGCCGATCATCATGGGTACATTCATCGCATGGAAGCCGTGATGCAAGCCTATGGACATCCGAAAGAGCGCCTCCAAGTGGTACTGGTCCAGTTGGTCAAGCTCTTGAGGGGTGGCGCTGAAGTGAAGATGTCTAAGCGGACCGGCGAATTCATTACGATGCGGGAAGTCATCGACGAAGTTGGGGCGGATGCCGCGAAGTTCTATTTTCTCATGCGCGATTCCAAGACCCATTTAGAATTCGACCTAGAGTTAGCCAAGCAGCGGTCCGCAGATAATCCCGTGTACTATGTTCAGTATGCGCATGCCAGAATATGTAGCCTCTGGCGTGTGGCTTCCGAACGGGGTCTCGCTCGCCCAACTGCGAATGCGACGGACCTCACGGTCTTAACGGATCCCGATGAATTGGGGCTGATCAAAAAACTGGCCGCTTACCCTGAAGTCATCCGAGCCAGTGCGTTGGCGTTTGAGCCGCATCGTGTGACCTACTATCTCCAACAATTGGCGGCGCAGCTGCATACGTTTTATAACAAGCATCGGGTGTTGCCCCCTGTGACTGATCAAGAGCGTGACGACACAACAGCTTTGGAAATCCTCTCGCCTCAACGGACTGCAGCCAGGCTCGTGCTGATGGGATCTGTTCAGCAAGTCCTGAGGAATGGGCTTGATGTACTTGGTATTTCAGCGCCTGAGCACATGTAG